TATGTGGAAGCGTCAGAACTCATACTACTTCCTCAGGTCCTGATACCCAGCTCAAACGTTCCTAAAGCTAAGCTATGCCGTACTCCAGCTAGTTGATTTTTCTAGTCCGCACTATTCTTCTTAAAGGGTAGTTGCAAGAGTATGctataatgaaaaatggaCTACTTGATCCGGCACTACCCGGTTCCTccacttgaaaaaaagtttcaataCTCCGCTTCTTTAGGTAAGCGCGAGTATCATCGATGCCATTTCAAGACGTTGTTTATTATGGGATTCTAGAACGATAACCAACAGGAAATAAGAAGCAGAATCGTATATCTCGCTGTTATCTGTTTACCCATTATAAAAGGctgtactttttttttttagtcGTTTTTTGCCTTATAAAATCatccaaatgaaaaattcgCTCGAGGTAAATAAATCGGAGGGTACCTTACTAGTAGATGAGAGGAAGAGATTAAGAATAGGAGAGCTATATCGCTACAAGTTTTCTGTGAACAGAGATGTACTTAAAGAACACGGTTTAGATGTATCATACTTATTTGTAAGAATCAAGAACGAAGAGAGCCCACTTCTACGACCGGTTTATTTGACGGGACCATATTCCTTCTACATTGATATTAGACCGCATAACTATAATGAGAATCGCAAGTTTCgaggaaaagaaacgaTCTCATTTATCGAAAATCTGAAACCAGATGAAAGAtttaaagtaaaaatattgCTGAACAAAAATTCCAGAGTTGGTGACAGTTCAAATTATTCCTGGACCGTTGATATAATTTCACAATTGGCGGTGACCACGATCCCAAAGCTGGAATTCACGTTTAGGATAGGAACTACTCGGAGGGTGGTTAAGAGATCCAATGagctttttgaaaatattgaagGCGTTTCTTTGGAGATGTGGGATACCAAAACTCTTTGGGATTTACCACCAAAATTTCCAGAAAAGCCTGTACATCTTGTTATTGTGACACATGGTATCTTTTCTAATATCGGGTGCGATATGTTATATATGAAAgataaaattgaagaaatgacGTTCCCGATGAATGAGTCTATTAATCCGAATATAATAGTCCGGGGGTTTATGGGCAACATTGGGAAATCAGGTCATGGAGTACATTGCTTAGGTGTTAGGGTTGGAAAGTATGTCCTTGAAATTGTTGATAAGTTGAACAAAAAGTATAAAGTGGACAAGATATCATTTATTGGTCATTCCTTGGGAGGACCAACACAATCCATGGCAGTTCGTTACATTACCGTAAAAAAaccagatttttttgatccGGTGAATGGTGTCAAACCAGTTAATTTTATTACGCTAGCTAGTCCCTTTATTGGTGTTATTGGTGACTTCCCCTTTTATTTGTCGGTTCCGCTTGATATGGGTGCCCTGGGTTTGACAGGAAGAGActtaaatttgaaatacaCACCTTTAACATCCAAAGACGGATTATATACAGACGATGACTCTAATCCGGAACATTCCAAATACATATTGGAGATTCTTCCACAAGCACCggccaaaaaaatattcgAGTCTTTCAAAAGGAGAACCATATATGCCAACATCATGGATGATGGTATCGTTCCATTACGAACTGCCGCGCTTCTATATTTGGATTGGCGAGGTATACATAAAGTccaaaaaatcagaaaagaaaataagaatcAATCAACTTCTGGCGGGTATAATTCCTCCGACAGCCGAGAAAGTAGTACAGCATCATCGCCTTCTAgtaaaaatgataataacgTTGGCGAGATTCCTCCAGAAAGTCCGAATAAAAAAGCGGCCTTACAGTGGAGCTTACCTCAAGCTGTCATACATGGGagtaaaataaataaatacaaAAGAGGACAGACCAATGAGGCAGCCTCAAATTCGGATAATGAACGTGGAGTAATCTTTGACGGTCAAAAATTCCAACCTCCAAAAGAAGCTAATACAGTATTATCAGCTTTATCAGTTCTGACCGCGGCTATACCAGATCAAGAGTATATCAAAAATCCAGCCGTAAGGAAAGATGAAGTCATACATGACAAACTTTATCACCCAGAAGAATTGCCTCCTCCACATTATGAAAATAGGCCTATTGTTAAGAAGCTTATATATCCTAACGAGAGTGTCAACAGAATCCAAGAACGAATTGCCAGGGAATGGCAAGAAACGATGACTTGGCGAAAAGTATTAGTGCAAATCCAGCCAGATTCGcacaataatataatagtaAGGAGAAGATTTGTCAACCTGTACGGTTATGTTGCCGTAGAGCACATGGTTGAACACCATTTCGGTACTAAAGTTTGTAGCGAACTCGCTGATGATCCAAATGAGCCAAAAGATGAATCAAATCAACCACAGCACCTCGAATCATCAAATGAACAAAACAATCGGAGTAAATCTAAGGGTGTGGTCGACGCCTTATGACTAACTCTGCATGAATTCATTGATCTTTAATATATAAcgtagaaaaaagaaaaaaaaaataaaagtgtTAAACGAGAATTGAACGATTACACCCGCGCATAATAATGCCTCCAAATACAGGAGTTACAAAAAAAGCCCTGTAGGGGGCTCGAACCCCTAACCTTATGATTAAGAGTCATACGCGCTACCGATTGCGCCAACAAGGCTACTTAATCTGAAATAAACTGAGTAATGAATTTTATATCTAAGTATTAGGGGCACTTCTGATCCAAACTTGCTTGTTCTTCTATCTATTCCTTCTGTATTGTAGtttctgttgataattagtagtttagtaagttgtaataattaagaatagtcgttccttcttaatctatataagagagtgttgataattagtagtttagtaagttgtaataattaagaatagtcgttccttcttaatctatataagagaggtatataaaacacacgctgattgggtgtattaaaccaaaaggttcagacataaatcagagtgttgatgataagaatttagtgttaactcatcttcttatatactaagttctggacaattaatagatctttatcttattagtgcaggaaattctataattagaatttccctactccatttaaattggtatcaccataagaatgttagtattaatttactcaacatcattagtatcatgttaaagaatgttcgtcatcaactacaacaatttatatgaataaatgtatagtggtaatcacttattccaacagagaggtatataaaacacacgctgattggttgtattaaaccaaaaggttcagacataaatcagagtgttgatgataagaatttagtgttaactcatcttcttattgAGAGATtggcgaattttgagatgattgttgggattccattgttgataaaggcaataatattaggtatgtagatatactagaagttctcctcgaggatataggaatccaataaatggaactcgtaattctacataattctgtatatgcttttattgtcattttatatttgtcagtcattatcctattacattatcaatccttgcatttcagcttccacttatttcgatgaccgcttctcataacttatgtcatcttataacaccgtatatgataatgtactagtagtatgactactagttgatagacgatagttgattttcattccaacacttatatactaagttctggacaattaatagatctttatccTACTAGTTCAggattttttataattagaatttgcctactccaatttaagtggtatcatcataagaatgtttgtattcatttacccaacattattagtatcatgttaaagaatattcGTCATCAACCACaccaatttatatgaataaatgtatagtaataatcacttattccaacattttaataaggcaataatattaggtatgtagattaggtatgtagatatattAGAAGCTCTCCTcggggatttaggaatccataaaagggaatttgcaattctacacaattttataaacattattatcatcgttttatatgtcgttattcatttatcctattacattatcaatccttgcgtttcagcttccactaatttagatgactatttctcatcatttgcgtcatcttctaacaccgtatatgataatatactagtaacgtaaatactagttagtagatgatagttgatttatattacaacactTCAATTCGCTCCCTTGGGAACCTCTAGATGAGTTGTGAAAGGCCATGTATAGTGCTTTAATAGCATATAAGTTACCTGTCAGTATTTGTAGGAATGGCGTTGTAATGACATTTTGTTGAGTTGTCTATAAACAGCCTGCCTGATACGCAACACATCCAGATCCCTTTGTTACTGGCAATGTAGTatttatcaatattttAGTGAGACCATTCGCCCAGTTTATCCAACATTCACTCCAACAGGCGTGGTCAGCGGCATTGTAATTATAAAGATAAGGAAATCTCTAAAGTTATTGGTTTACACAGTAGCCATTAAGTATCAGGCTGTATAGAAAAGTGCAACCTTGATTTGATCTATTTCGTTTCCAACAAACATGGCCGTCAATTTTACGTGCAACCATTTGCGAAGGAAATTTATGAATCTCGATTTGTAAGCATTGGCCTTTTCGTCAATTGCTTCATTGTATTTAGAAAAGGCCATTCTCTTCATCAACCACACAATAAACTATACATTATATATTTGAGCTACGTGGACTTATGCATCTGTCtccttgaaaattttctgaaaCCTTTCAGGAGCCCAGAAAGGCACTTTGACTATTGTTTCTTTATCTATATTGTCGGCGACACGCATATTTGAGCTTTTAGCCGCACTCTAAAATTCATGAGAACCAAAACAAAACTATTCTATGAGCCGAATTGATGATtaatagaattgtgtaaaTATTTCTGAACAGCAGATCTCTTATTCTATTGATTTCGTAGGCAAATTTTAGCGTCACTTAAAAATAACATTTATTCCCCATTTAAGGTCaagatggaaaaaaaataaaaaggtATCgcgaagaaaaaacaaaaaaatgcttaAGATACatttatataaaatatacaaGAAGCTAAAGTAGAAACATCATCTCCCAATGACTGTTATAAAAACCGAACCAACAAGTGAAGTAACACTATACTCTCCTCCATCGAAAGAAGCATTGGCCAAAGATGATCagcaaaagagaaaacaaaataataaacaatCTTCAAGTATAAATAGCCGCTCAAGTTTGACAAAGCATAAAACTGTCCCCAAAAcacaggaaaagaaaacaatcaaCACAGATAAACAAGATCTCTCTgcatttttgttaaatCCCTCCCTTATTGTGAAACCTTCCGAAAGCCAAAAGAAGGAACATCCTGTAACCAATAACGATACGCCTAATGTAAAAACAGAATTCACAGGACTTCAGCCTCTAAcaccaatttcaaaaaaaagggctCTGAAGGAGAAACCAACACCAGAAAATTACAGTACTTTAGATTTAAAGAACGAAAAATCTTGCACTCaaaaaaagccaaaaaGACTTTCTTCAGTGACAGAGATTAATAGCTCTGaatataaaatatcattAGATGGTCAAAATGCCTCATCTCAAGGTAGAGAAAAGTCGCAAGAACCGACCGAAAATCCAGGAAGTTACCATAAAACAAAGAATTACCTCTTTGACAGGCCTGATCTTTTGGAAACCTGCCTTCAAGACTACTCCAGCATGCTACCGGCAGATGTAGCGGAAGAAGATCAAGAATATTTCGTCAGCGTAGCCGATTCTACATTGGAGGAATGGACAAACAAGGGCCAGCAAATCCTTGACCAACAGTTCCAACTTTACCAagaaataattaagaaACGAATAGAATTGAGCTACAAATTCAAAGGAATAGTTTCTGTAATCAACGATAGGGCAGACGCCTTAGAAGAACAAGGTCAACAATTGGAGggaaaaatcaagaagGTTAAAAGTTTGGCCAATGAAATTCTcaatattatataaaaactTAATAATATTGTCTAAACATGCTATCTTTAGTAACAAAATGCTTCTAATCTAGAGAACACATTCTTAATAATGGATCATATCTTTCATATTTtagatgatattgaaattatTTAACTATACATAAGGAGAGTCCTCAATGGAATGGATTAAAACAGACGACATGATAGTAACTATATTAATTCATGCTTCttaatttctctttctgtAACGTCTGTCTCTTTGAGC
The Saccharomyces mikatae IFO 1815 strain IFO1815 genome assembly, chromosome: 4 genome window above contains:
- the SMKI04G6400 gene encoding putative hydrolase (similar to Saccharomyces cerevisiae YDR444W; ancestral locus Anc_5.560), with the translated sequence MKNSLEVNKSEGTLLVDERKRLRIGELYRYKFSVNRDVLKEHGLDVSYLFVRIKNEESPLLRPVYLTGPYSFYIDIRPHNYNENRKFRGKETISFIENLKPDERFKVKILLNKNSRVGDSSNYSWTVDIISQLAVTTIPKLEFTFRIGTTRRVVKRSNELFENIEGVSLEMWDTKTLWDLPPKFPEKPVHLVIVTHGIFSNIGCDMLYMKDKIEEMTFPMNESINPNIIVRGFMGNIGKSGHGVHCLGVRVGKYVLEIVDKLNKKYKVDKISFIGHSLGGPTQSMAVRYITVKKPDFFDPVNGVKPVNFITLASPFIGVIGDFPFYLSVPLDMGALGLTGRDLNLKYTPLTSKDGLYTDDDSNPEHSKYILEILPQAPAKKIFESFKRRTIYANIMDDGIVPLRTAALLYLDWRGIHKVQKIRKENKNQSTSGGYNSSDSRESSTASSPSSKNDNNVGEIPPESPNKKAALQWSLPQAVIHGSKINKYKRGQTNEAASNSDNERGVIFDGQKFQPPKEANTVLSALSVLTAAIPDQEYIKNPAVRKDEVIHDKLYHPEELPPPHYENRPIVKKLIYPNESVNRIQERIAREWQETMTWRKVLVQIQPDSHNNIIVRRRFVNLYGYVAVEHMVEHHFGTKVCSELADDPNEPKDESNQPQHLESSNEQNNRSKSKGVVDAL
- the ECM11 gene encoding Ecm11p (similar to Saccharomyces cerevisiae ECM11 (YDR446W); ancestral locus Anc_5.561); the protein is MTVIKTEPTSEVTLYSPPSKEALAKDDQQKRKQNNKQSSSINSRSSLTKHKTVPKTQEKKTINTDKQDLSAFLLNPSLIVKPSESQKKEHPVTNNDTPNVKTEFTGLQPLTPISKKRALKEKPTPENYSTLDLKNEKSCTQKKPKRLSSVTEINSSEYKISLDGQNASSQGREKSQEPTENPGSYHKTKNYLFDRPDLLETCLQDYSSMLPADVAEEDQEYFVSVADSTLEEWTNKGQQILDQQFQLYQEIIKKRIELSYKFKGIVSVINDRADALEEQGQQLEGKIKKVKSLANEILNII